The Prochlorococcus marinus str. MIT 9301 genome window below encodes:
- a CDS encoding phosphonate dehydrogenase, translating into MKKVVISNKVHTEVIELLEKNFEVISNQNDKPLTYEKLKFLCKDAHGVMVFMPDRIDKNFLDNSKNLEIISGALRGFDNIDLEECIKRNIKFTMIPDLLASPTAELTLGLLIGLSRNLLIGDEYVRSEKFKGWEPKFFSNGIEGKNVCLLGMGKLGVEVARKIKGFNVKLFYYDLQKLDSIDEQQLNTKYLELNDLFEKADYLVILLPLKNDTYHFINFENILKIKKNCLIINTSRGSVVDESAIAQAINSGHIGGYASDVFEFEDLSIKDRPKKINQELLNLKDKTFFTPHLGSAVDEVRLFIELEAAQNIINFLYH; encoded by the coding sequence ATGAAGAAGGTTGTTATTTCCAATAAAGTTCATACTGAAGTTATTGAGTTATTAGAAAAAAATTTTGAAGTAATTAGTAACCAAAATGATAAACCTCTAACTTATGAAAAATTAAAGTTCTTATGTAAAGATGCACATGGTGTGATGGTATTCATGCCAGATAGAATTGATAAAAACTTTTTAGATAATTCAAAAAATTTAGAGATCATCTCTGGAGCACTAAGAGGATTTGACAATATTGATTTGGAAGAGTGCATAAAAAGAAATATTAAATTTACAATGATCCCAGATTTACTTGCTTCGCCAACAGCAGAGTTAACTTTAGGACTTCTTATTGGTTTATCAAGAAATCTACTAATAGGTGATGAATATGTTAGATCTGAAAAGTTTAAAGGTTGGGAACCAAAATTCTTCTCAAATGGGATTGAAGGGAAAAATGTTTGTCTTCTGGGTATGGGTAAATTAGGGGTTGAAGTAGCTAGGAAGATTAAAGGTTTTAATGTAAAACTTTTTTATTATGATTTACAAAAATTAGATTCAATAGATGAACAACAACTAAACACCAAATATCTGGAATTAAATGATCTTTTTGAGAAGGCTGATTATTTGGTTATTCTTTTACCTTTGAAAAACGATACTTACCATTTTATTAACTTTGAAAATATTTTAAAAATAAAAAAAAATTGTTTAATTATTAATACTTCAAGAGGTTCTGTAGTAGATGAGAGTGCAATTGCACAAGCAATTAATTCTGGGCACATAGGAGGATATGCTTCAGATGTCTTTGAATTTGAAGATTTATCGATAAAAGATCGACCAAAAAAAATTAATCAGGAATTATTAAATTTAAAAGATAAGACTTTTTTTACTCCTCATCTTGGCTCGGCAGTTGATGAAGTTAGACTTTTTATTGAATTAGAAGCTGCTCAAAATATTATCAACTTTTTATATCATTAA
- a CDS encoding GNAT family N-acetyltransferase, producing MPISIRKIYSNQTIDIRHEAIWPDKKREFCILEDDKNGTHFGLYKQEELISIISLFMRENKARIRKMATKPAYQKKGFGSKLICHSISFLELKNINYIYLFSRKKAQMFYEKFGFLSEGDYFKKENISYIKMYKTINDIKS from the coding sequence ATGCCAATTTCAATTAGAAAAATATATTCTAATCAAACTATTGATATAAGGCATGAAGCTATTTGGCCAGATAAAAAAAGAGAATTTTGTATTCTTGAAGATGATAAAAATGGGACACATTTTGGTTTATATAAACAAGAGGAATTAATATCAATAATTTCACTTTTCATGAGAGAAAATAAAGCAAGAATTAGAAAAATGGCCACAAAACCTGCTTATCAAAAAAAAGGATTTGGGTCTAAATTAATTTGTCATTCAATTTCTTTCTTAGAATTAAAAAACATAAATTATATTTATTTATTTTCTAGAAAAAAAGCCCAAATGTTTTATGAAAAATTCGGTTTTTTATCTGAAGGTGATTATTTCAAAAAAGAAAATATCTCTTATATAAAAATGTATAAAACTATTAATGATATAAAAAGTTGA
- a CDS encoding phytanoyl-CoA dioxygenase family protein: MESVLNNIKLKFDNDGFIVNENLINQSDLEAIEKWISELNDSKEVNHHYEKTVNGKVLSRTENFVSSHTSFREFLLSSSIKDYLTMLFDDEPILFKEKINYKYPGGAGYAPHQDAPAYPFGKKHITMLLAIDDSDINNGCLEFARGRNNEGIINIDEKGCIDSLTAEKFVWEKIPLKKGGAVFFDSFVPHRSSTNKSSRPRRALYVTYNAKTEGDLRKDYYDFKKDSLKDGYVSLIGHFEGEAIK, encoded by the coding sequence GTGGAATCAGTTTTGAACAATATAAAATTAAAATTCGATAATGACGGATTTATAGTTAATGAGAACCTAATAAATCAAAGTGATTTAGAGGCAATTGAAAAATGGATTAGTGAACTTAACGACTCTAAAGAGGTTAACCATCATTATGAAAAAACAGTTAATGGTAAAGTGCTTTCAAGAACAGAAAACTTTGTAAGCTCGCATACATCTTTTAGGGAATTTCTTTTAAGTTCATCAATAAAAGATTATTTAACTATGCTATTTGATGATGAACCAATATTATTCAAGGAAAAAATAAATTATAAATACCCAGGGGGAGCTGGATATGCACCTCATCAAGATGCTCCTGCTTATCCTTTTGGAAAAAAACACATAACAATGCTATTAGCTATAGATGACTCTGATATAAATAATGGATGTTTGGAATTTGCAAGAGGTAGAAATAATGAGGGCATAATAAATATTGATGAAAAGGGGTGTATAGATTCACTAACCGCAGAAAAATTTGTTTGGGAGAAGATACCTCTTAAAAAAGGAGGCGCAGTATTTTTTGATTCTTTTGTTCCTCACAGAAGTTCAACAAATAAATCTAGTCGTCCAAGAAGAGCGCTCTATGTAACTTATAATGCTAAAACTGAAGGCGATTTAAGAAAAGATTATTATGACTTTAAAAAGGACTCTCTTAAAGATGGATATGTAAGTTTAATAGGTCACTTTGAAGGAGAAGCAATTAAATGA
- a CDS encoding HD domain-containing protein produces MKYKTIKNFKNKLQNSDNNEFVDLLFDFIKEEGKTNYDESVTQLQHSLQTASLARTEDGRRHIVIASLLHDIGHLLIDENDSKNDFLKKDLNHENIASNFLKDFFSEEITESIRLHVVAKRYLCSIDNSYYESLSKASKNSFKIQGGALNKEEINELENNKYFKDAVRLRKWDDRGKVSLKEVEELDTYKEMIVAERLAIY; encoded by the coding sequence ATGAAATACAAAACTATTAAAAACTTCAAAAACAAATTACAAAATTCTGATAACAATGAATTTGTAGATTTATTATTTGACTTTATTAAGGAGGAAGGAAAAACTAATTATGATGAATCAGTCACTCAATTACAACATAGTCTCCAAACAGCTTCACTCGCTCGCACTGAAGATGGCAGAAGGCATATAGTAATTGCTTCTTTGTTACACGATATAGGTCATCTTCTAATCGATGAAAATGACTCAAAAAATGATTTCTTAAAAAAAGATCTTAACCATGAAAATATTGCTTCAAATTTTTTAAAAGATTTTTTCTCTGAAGAAATTACAGAAAGTATTCGCTTACACGTTGTAGCAAAAAGATATTTATGCTCAATCGATAATTCTTATTATGAAAGTTTATCTAAAGCATCTAAAAATAGTTTTAAGATACAAGGTGGTGCTTTAAATAAAGAAGAGATTAATGAACTAGAAAATAATAAATACTTCAAAGATGCAGTTCGATTAAGAAAATGGGATGATAGAGGAAAGGTTTCTCTAAAAGAAGTTGAAGAATTAGATACTTATAAAGAAATGATTGTTGCCGAAAGATTAGCTATCTATTAA
- a CDS encoding OsmC family protein, which yields MSIKAKYVGEFQSEIIFENQLKIKTNSNRNLHDSCEQTKPSNLLSASLASCISTTLGIILEKNNIESKSFYVDIISKSDVQNNKISTLHCKICLPLIKKLKIKNFIKEKIESSFISNSLKESINISYEYIFNR from the coding sequence ATGTCAATTAAGGCGAAATATGTAGGTGAATTTCAGAGTGAAATTATCTTCGAAAATCAATTAAAAATAAAAACAAATTCGAATAGAAATTTACATGATTCTTGCGAACAGACTAAACCCTCAAATCTATTGTCTGCATCTTTAGCTTCTTGTATTTCAACAACTCTTGGAATAATTCTAGAAAAGAATAATATTGAATCAAAAAGTTTTTATGTTGACATTATCTCTAAAAGTGATGTTCAAAATAATAAAATTTCAACCTTGCATTGTAAAATATGCCTTCCACTTATTAAGAAATTAAAAATAAAGAACTTTATAAAAGAAAAAATTGAATCATCATTCATAAGCAATTCTCTTAAAGAATCTATAAATATAAGCTATGAATATATTTTTAATAGATAG
- the arsB gene encoding ACR3 family arsenite efflux transporter translates to MQFSDRYLSIWVFLAMCIGSLSGYLFPNLSQIIGGLELSRINLPIAILIWGMIFPMMLSIDFKSIINLKYKIKGFSIVLFINWLIKPVSMAIIAASFLYFLYGNFIDPVLAKEYVSGMILLGIAPCTAMVFVWSNLAKGDPLFTLIQVAINDLILILAFPFLSKILLGFNSIDIPLDTVFGSVIIFILVPLFLAIFLKNKINSEKRIKSILNKSKSYSLFFLILTVFLLFFVQSKSTLQNPIHIILISIPLIIQTLFIFYLTAFSMKFFRQKYSISCPGSMIAASNFFELAVAVSITLFGINSGAALATIVGVLVEVPLMLYLVNISKSSKILFIK, encoded by the coding sequence ATGCAATTTTCTGATAGATATCTAAGTATTTGGGTTTTCTTAGCAATGTGTATTGGATCTTTATCCGGTTATTTATTTCCTAATTTATCTCAAATTATAGGCGGATTAGAACTCTCAAGAATAAATCTTCCAATAGCAATTCTTATCTGGGGAATGATTTTCCCAATGATGTTATCAATAGATTTCAAGTCAATAATAAATTTGAAATATAAGATTAAAGGATTTTCTATTGTCCTTTTTATTAATTGGTTAATAAAACCAGTTTCAATGGCAATCATTGCAGCCTCTTTTTTATATTTTTTATATGGTAATTTTATAGATCCTGTACTTGCTAAAGAATATGTTTCTGGAATGATTCTATTAGGAATAGCACCATGTACAGCAATGGTTTTTGTCTGGAGTAATCTTGCTAAAGGCGATCCTTTATTTACTTTAATACAAGTAGCTATTAATGATCTAATATTAATTTTAGCCTTTCCATTTTTGTCAAAAATTCTTTTAGGATTTAACAGTATAGATATCCCTTTAGATACTGTTTTCGGTTCTGTAATAATCTTTATTTTGGTACCACTTTTTCTAGCAATATTTTTAAAAAATAAAATCAATAGCGAAAAAAGAATAAAAAGTATTTTGAATAAAAGTAAAAGTTATTCGTTATTTTTTTTAATTCTTACTGTCTTTTTATTATTCTTTGTTCAATCAAAATCTACATTACAAAATCCTATTCATATAATCTTAATTTCAATTCCATTAATAATACAGACTCTTTTTATTTTTTATTTAACTGCTTTTTCAATGAAGTTTTTTAGGCAAAAGTATTCTATTTCCTGTCCAGGCTCGATGATAGCCGCTTCAAACTTTTTTGAACTTGCAGTAGCTGTATCGATAACTCTTTTTGGTATTAATTCAGGAGCTGCTTTGGCTACCATAGTTGGGGTACTAGTAGAAGTTCCTTTGATGCTTTATTTAGTAAATATTTCTAAGTCTTCCAAAATATTATTTATAAAGTAA